From the Lepidochelys kempii isolate rLepKem1 chromosome 2, rLepKem1.hap2, whole genome shotgun sequence genome, one window contains:
- the LOC140907935 gene encoding uncharacterized protein → MQSSSAQVTMMESQNRKRAPAWTEREVRDLIAVWGEESVLSELRSSFRNAKTFVKISQGMKDRGHNRDPKQCRVKLKELRQAYQKTREANSRSGSEPQTCRFYDELHAILGGSATTTPAVLFDSFNGDGGNTEAGFGDEEDEEEEEVVDSSQQASGETGFPDSQELFLTLDLEPVPPEPTQGCLLDPAGGEGTSAACVSMITGSSPSQRLVKLRKKKKRTRDEMFSKLMLSSHTDRAQTNAWRQIMSECRKAQNDREERWRAEESKWRAEDRAEAQMWQQRDERRQDSMLRLLQDQTRMLQCMVELQQRQLEHRLPLLPLCNQPPSSPSSIASTPRRPRTRWGGLRPTSHSTTEDCPKKRRLSFNKF, encoded by the exons atgcagagctcatcagcacaggtgaccatgatggagtcccagaatcgcaaaagagctccagcatggaccgaacgggaggtacgggatctgatcgctgtttggggagaggaatccgtgctatcagaactccgttccagttttcgaaatgccaaaacctttgtgaaaatctcccagggcatgaaggacagaggccataacagggacccgaagcagtgccgcgtgaaactgaaggagctgaggcaagcctaccagaaaaccagagaggcgaacagccgctctgggtcagagccccaaacatgccgcttctatgatgagctgcatgccattttagggggttcagccaccactaccccagccgtgttgtttgactccttcaatggagatggaggcaatacggaagcaggttttggggacgaagaagatgaggaggaggaggaggttgtagatagctcacagcaagcaagcggagaaaccggttttcccgacagccaggaactgtttctcaccctagacctggagccagtaccccccgaacccacccaaggctgcctcctggacccagcaggcggagaagggacctctg ctgcatgtgtttcaatgatcacaggatcttctccttcccagaggctagtgaagcttagaaagaaaaaaaaacgcactcgcgatgaaatgttctccaagctcatgctgtcctcccacactgacagagcacagacgaatgcgtggaggcaaataatgtcagagtgcaggaaagcacaaaatgaccgggaggagaggtggagggctgaagagagtaagtggcgggctgaagacagggctgaagctcaaatgtggcagcagcgtgatgagaggaggcaggattcaatgctgaggctgctgcaggaccaaaccagaatgctccagtgtatggttgagctgcagcaaaggcagctggagcacagactgccactgctgcccctctgtaaccaaccgccctcctccccaagttccatagcctccacacccagacgcccaagaacgcggtgggggggcctccggccaaccagccactccacaacagaggattgcccaaaaaaaagaaggctgtcattcaataaattttaa